The Pelecanus crispus isolate bPelCri1 chromosome 7, bPelCri1.pri, whole genome shotgun sequence genome includes a window with the following:
- the NPRL2 gene encoding GATOR1 complex protein NPRL2 isoform X2 — translation MGGRIECVFFSEFHPTLGPKITYQVPEDFISRELFDTIQVYVITKPELQNKLITVTAMEKKLIGCPVCIEHKKYSRNALLFNLGFVCDARAKACALEPIVKKLAGYLTTLELESGFISNEESKQKLVPIMTILLEELNAKGKCTLPIDESNTIHLKVIEQRPDPPIVQEYDVPVFTQDKDDFNSQWDLTTQQILPYIDGFRHVQKISAEADVELNLVRIAVQNLLYYGVVTLVSILQYSNVYCTTPKVQDLVDDKCLQEECLSYVTKQGHKRASLRDVFQLYCGLSPGTTVRDLISRYTLQLQRVDERLEPAPSCSVPEGGGDTGMVGRAWGSEEGVPNPCI, via the exons ATGGGCGGCAGGATCGAGTGCGTCTTCTTCAGCGAGTTCCACCCCACCCTGGGGCCCAAGATCACCTACCAG GTCCCGGAGGACTTCATCTCTCGGGAGCTCTTTGACACCATCCAGGTGTATGTCATCACGAAGCCCGAGCTGCAGAACAAGCTGATCACCGT GACGGCCATGGAGAAGAAGCTGATCGGCTGCCCTGTATGTATCGAGCACAAGAAGTACAGCCGAAACGCTTTGCTCTTCAACCTGGGCTTTGTGTGTGATGCCAGAGCCAAGGCCTGTGCGCTGGAGCCCATAGTGAAGAAGCTGGCTGGCTACCTCACCACCCTCGAG CTGGAAAGTGGCTTCATCTCCAACGAGGAGAGTAAACAGAAGCTGGTTCCCATCATGACCATCCTGCTGGAGGAGCTGAATGCCAAAGGAAAGTGCACCCTGCCCATAG ATGAGTCGAACACCATCCACCTGAAGGTGATCGAGCAGCGCCCGGACCCCCCCATTGTGCAGGAGTATGATGTCCCCGTCTTTACCCAAGACAAGGACGACTTCAACTCCCAGTGGGACCTCACCACACAGCAG ATCCTGCCCTACATCGACGGCTTTCGGCACGTCCAGAAGATTTCCGCAGAAGCCGATGTGGAGCTGAACTTGGTGCGCATTGCCGTGCAAAACCTGCT GTACTACGGGGTCGTCACGCTCGTTTCCATACTCCAG TACTCCAATGTCTACTGCACCACGCCAAAGGTCCAGGACCTGGTGGATGACAAGTGTCTCCAGGAAGAGTGTCTGTCCTACGTCACCAAACAAG GGCACAAGCGAGCCAGCCTCAGGGACGTCTTCCAGCTGTACTGCGGACTGAGCCCTGGCACGACAGTGCGAGACCTCATCTCCCGCTACACCCTGCAGCTCCAGAGGGTGGACGAGAGGTTGGAGCCAGCACCCTCCTGCTCGGTCCCCGAGGGCGGCGGTGACACTGGGATGGTGGGGCGAGCATGGGGGAGCGAGGAGGGAGTACCCAACCCCTGCATCT GA
- the NPRL2 gene encoding GATOR1 complex protein NPRL2 isoform X1 yields MGGRIECVFFSEFHPTLGPKITYQVPEDFISRELFDTIQVYVITKPELQNKLITVTAMEKKLIGCPVCIEHKKYSRNALLFNLGFVCDARAKACALEPIVKKLAGYLTTLELESGFISNEESKQKLVPIMTILLEELNAKGKCTLPIDESNTIHLKVIEQRPDPPIVQEYDVPVFTQDKDDFNSQWDLTTQQILPYIDGFRHVQKISAEADVELNLVRIAVQNLLYYGVVTLVSILQYSNVYCTTPKVQDLVDDKCLQEECLSYVTKQGHKRASLRDVFQLYCGLSPGTTVRDLISRYTLQLQRVDERRLIQFGLMKGLIRRLQKYPVKVARDERSHPARLYTGCHSYDEICCKTGMSYKELDERLENDPNIIVCWK; encoded by the exons ATGGGCGGCAGGATCGAGTGCGTCTTCTTCAGCGAGTTCCACCCCACCCTGGGGCCCAAGATCACCTACCAG GTCCCGGAGGACTTCATCTCTCGGGAGCTCTTTGACACCATCCAGGTGTATGTCATCACGAAGCCCGAGCTGCAGAACAAGCTGATCACCGT GACGGCCATGGAGAAGAAGCTGATCGGCTGCCCTGTATGTATCGAGCACAAGAAGTACAGCCGAAACGCTTTGCTCTTCAACCTGGGCTTTGTGTGTGATGCCAGAGCCAAGGCCTGTGCGCTGGAGCCCATAGTGAAGAAGCTGGCTGGCTACCTCACCACCCTCGAG CTGGAAAGTGGCTTCATCTCCAACGAGGAGAGTAAACAGAAGCTGGTTCCCATCATGACCATCCTGCTGGAGGAGCTGAATGCCAAAGGAAAGTGCACCCTGCCCATAG ATGAGTCGAACACCATCCACCTGAAGGTGATCGAGCAGCGCCCGGACCCCCCCATTGTGCAGGAGTATGATGTCCCCGTCTTTACCCAAGACAAGGACGACTTCAACTCCCAGTGGGACCTCACCACACAGCAG ATCCTGCCCTACATCGACGGCTTTCGGCACGTCCAGAAGATTTCCGCAGAAGCCGATGTGGAGCTGAACTTGGTGCGCATTGCCGTGCAAAACCTGCT GTACTACGGGGTCGTCACGCTCGTTTCCATACTCCAG TACTCCAATGTCTACTGCACCACGCCAAAGGTCCAGGACCTGGTGGATGACAAGTGTCTCCAGGAAGAGTGTCTGTCCTACGTCACCAAACAAG GGCACAAGCGAGCCAGCCTCAGGGACGTCTTCCAGCTGTACTGCGGACTGAGCCCTGGCACGACAGTGCGAGACCTCATCTCCCGCTACACCCTGCAGCTCCAGAGGGTGGACGAGAG GAGACTCATCCAGTTTGGCTTGATGAAGGGCCTTATCCGACGGCTCCAGAAATACCCCGTCAAGGTCGCCCGGGATGAGCGGAGCCACCCAGCCCGGCTGTACACGGGCTGCCACAGCTACGACGAGATCTGCTGCAAGACTG GCATGAGTTACAAGGAGCTGGATGAGCGCCTGGAGAACGACCCCAACATCATCGTGTGCTGGAAGTGA
- the ZMYND10 gene encoding zinc finger MYND domain-containing protein 10 isoform X1, with protein sequence MAATGPAPLLPAEAEALVRALQGTELRDAGGQGWLRQHECVEKLNMHAILSASAGQEQLFTELLVAYAKIPVLIGELISVEIWKHKIFPVLCRLEDFKPRSTFPIYVVLHHEASIINLLETVFFYKEICESAEDSILDLIDYCHRKLTLLAARSANGQTVAPVELRPEDLASPSSMQELQKQAEMMEFEISLKALSVLRFITDHVESLSLSALTRMLNTHNLPCLLVELVEHCPWSCREAGKLKKFENGAWHVVPPEDQVKMTKLDGQVWLALLNLLLSPECQRKYHFDGFNKSQLLKLRVFLTDVLIDQLPNLVEMQRFLSHLAVIEPAPPKKDLVLEQVPVIWDHILKKNAGKWEAIAKHQVKRVFSPTEEELKLQARRWAQTYSLDMMEALAPDKPRCSVCGVEAAKRCSRCRNEWYCTRACQVQHWQKHKAACNLMAEALRRADDL encoded by the exons atggccgccACCGGGCCGGcgccgctgctgcccgccgaGGCCGAGGCGCTGGTGCGGGCGCTGCAGGGCACCGAGCTGCGGGACGCCggcgggcaggg atgGCTTCGGCAGCACGAGTGCGTGGAGAAGCTCAACATGCATGCCATCCTGAGCGCCTCCGCGGGCCAGGAGCAGCTCTTCACCGAGCTGCTGGTCGCCTATGCCAAG ATTCCTGTTCTCATTGGGGAGCTGATCTCTGTGGAGATCTGGAAGCACAAGatctttcctgtgctgtgccGGCTAGAGGACTTCAAGCCGAGAAGCACCTTCCCCATCTATGTGGTG CTGCATCATGAAGCCTCCATCATTAACCTCTTGGAGACAGTGTTTTTTTACAAG GAGATCTGCGAGTCAGCAGAGGACAGCATTCTGGATTTAATTGATTATTGCCACCGAAAACTGACCCTGCTCGCAGCTCGGAGTGCCAACGGACAGACAGTGGCCCCAGTGGAGCTTCGTCCCGAGGATCTGGCCAGCCCCTCGTCCATGCAG gagctgcagaagcaggCGGAGATGATGGAGTTTGAGATTTCCCTGAAAGCCCTGTCCGTGCTGAGGTTCATCACCGATCATGTGGAGAG TCTGTCCCTGAGCGCGCTGACACGAATGCTGAACACCCACAACCTGCCCTGCCTCCTTGTCGAGCTGGTGGAGCATTGCCCCTGGAGCTGCCGTGAAGCAG GCAAGCTCAAGAAGTTTGAGAATGGCGCGTGGCACGTGGTGCCCCCTGAAGACCAGGTGAAGATGACCAAACTCGATGGGCAGGTGTGGCTTGCCCTCCTCAACCTCCTGCTCAGCCCAGAATGCCAGCGCAAATACCACTTCGATGGCTTCAACAAGAGCCAGCTCCTCAAG CTCCGTGTGTTCCTGACGGATGTCCTCATTGACCAGCTGCCTAACCTGGTAGAGATGCAGAGATTTCTGAGCCACCTCGCGGTGATAGAGCCAGCTCCCCCCAAAAAGGATCTTGTCCTGGAGCAG GTTCCCGTCATCTGGGACCACATCCTCAAGAAAAATGCGGGGAAGTGGGAAGCCATCGCCAAGCACCAGGTGAAGCGTGTCTTCAGCCCCACCGAGGAGGAGCTGAAGCTCCAGGCACGCAG GTGGGCACAGACCTATAGCCTGGACATGATGGAGGCTCTGGCCCCTGACAAGCCCCGCTGCAGTGTGTGCGGCGTAGAGGCAGCCAAGCGGTGCTCTCGCTGCCGCAACGAGTGGTACTGCACACG GGCGTGCCAGGTCCAGCACTGGCAGAAGCACAAGGCTGCCTGCAACCTGATGGCCGAGGCACTGAGGAGAGCGGATGACCTGTAA
- the ZMYND10 gene encoding zinc finger MYND domain-containing protein 10 isoform X2 has protein sequence MHAILSASAGQEQLFTELLVAYAKIPVLIGELISVEIWKHKIFPVLCRLEDFKPRSTFPIYVVLHHEASIINLLETVFFYKEICESAEDSILDLIDYCHRKLTLLAARSANGQTVAPVELRPEDLASPSSMQELQKQAEMMEFEISLKALSVLRFITDHVESLSLSALTRMLNTHNLPCLLVELVEHCPWSCREAGKLKKFENGAWHVVPPEDQVKMTKLDGQVWLALLNLLLSPECQRKYHFDGFNKSQLLKLRVFLTDVLIDQLPNLVEMQRFLSHLAVIEPAPPKKDLVLEQVPVIWDHILKKNAGKWEAIAKHQVKRVFSPTEEELKLQARRWAQTYSLDMMEALAPDKPRCSVCGVEAAKRCSRCRNEWYCTRGLMCQDAGGGDAGRARSSTGRSTRLPAT, from the exons ATGCATGCCATCCTGAGCGCCTCCGCGGGCCAGGAGCAGCTCTTCACCGAGCTGCTGGTCGCCTATGCCAAG ATTCCTGTTCTCATTGGGGAGCTGATCTCTGTGGAGATCTGGAAGCACAAGatctttcctgtgctgtgccGGCTAGAGGACTTCAAGCCGAGAAGCACCTTCCCCATCTATGTGGTG CTGCATCATGAAGCCTCCATCATTAACCTCTTGGAGACAGTGTTTTTTTACAAG GAGATCTGCGAGTCAGCAGAGGACAGCATTCTGGATTTAATTGATTATTGCCACCGAAAACTGACCCTGCTCGCAGCTCGGAGTGCCAACGGACAGACAGTGGCCCCAGTGGAGCTTCGTCCCGAGGATCTGGCCAGCCCCTCGTCCATGCAG gagctgcagaagcaggCGGAGATGATGGAGTTTGAGATTTCCCTGAAAGCCCTGTCCGTGCTGAGGTTCATCACCGATCATGTGGAGAG TCTGTCCCTGAGCGCGCTGACACGAATGCTGAACACCCACAACCTGCCCTGCCTCCTTGTCGAGCTGGTGGAGCATTGCCCCTGGAGCTGCCGTGAAGCAG GCAAGCTCAAGAAGTTTGAGAATGGCGCGTGGCACGTGGTGCCCCCTGAAGACCAGGTGAAGATGACCAAACTCGATGGGCAGGTGTGGCTTGCCCTCCTCAACCTCCTGCTCAGCCCAGAATGCCAGCGCAAATACCACTTCGATGGCTTCAACAAGAGCCAGCTCCTCAAG CTCCGTGTGTTCCTGACGGATGTCCTCATTGACCAGCTGCCTAACCTGGTAGAGATGCAGAGATTTCTGAGCCACCTCGCGGTGATAGAGCCAGCTCCCCCCAAAAAGGATCTTGTCCTGGAGCAG GTTCCCGTCATCTGGGACCACATCCTCAAGAAAAATGCGGGGAAGTGGGAAGCCATCGCCAAGCACCAGGTGAAGCGTGTCTTCAGCCCCACCGAGGAGGAGCTGAAGCTCCAGGCACGCAG GTGGGCACAGACCTATAGCCTGGACATGATGGAGGCTCTGGCCCCTGACAAGCCCCGCTGCAGTGTGTGCGGCGTAGAGGCAGCCAAGCGGTGCTCTCGCTGCCGCAACGAGTGGTACTGCACACG TGGGCTGATGTGCCAGGACGCTGGTGGAGGAGATGCTG GGCGTGCCAGGTCCAGCACTGGCAGAAGCACAAGGCTGCCTGCAACCTGA
- the ZMYND10 gene encoding zinc finger MYND domain-containing protein 10 isoform X3 has product MHAILSASAGQEQLFTELLVAYAKIPVLIGELISVEIWKHKIFPVLCRLEDFKPRSTFPIYVVLHHEASIINLLETVFFYKEICESAEDSILDLIDYCHRKLTLLAARSANGQTVAPVELRPEDLASPSSMQELQKQAEMMEFEISLKALSVLRFITDHVESLSLSALTRMLNTHNLPCLLVELVEHCPWSCREAGKLKKFENGAWHVVPPEDQVKMTKLDGQVWLALLNLLLSPECQRKYHFDGFNKSQLLKLRVFLTDVLIDQLPNLVEMQRFLSHLAVIEPAPPKKDLVLEQCFPAEFWTPQGRVPFYGPGPGLLGTLHTEGCQGLVMEAGVKLVPADVWGLGDGPKCVFKQCEVLGFF; this is encoded by the exons ATGCATGCCATCCTGAGCGCCTCCGCGGGCCAGGAGCAGCTCTTCACCGAGCTGCTGGTCGCCTATGCCAAG ATTCCTGTTCTCATTGGGGAGCTGATCTCTGTGGAGATCTGGAAGCACAAGatctttcctgtgctgtgccGGCTAGAGGACTTCAAGCCGAGAAGCACCTTCCCCATCTATGTGGTG CTGCATCATGAAGCCTCCATCATTAACCTCTTGGAGACAGTGTTTTTTTACAAG GAGATCTGCGAGTCAGCAGAGGACAGCATTCTGGATTTAATTGATTATTGCCACCGAAAACTGACCCTGCTCGCAGCTCGGAGTGCCAACGGACAGACAGTGGCCCCAGTGGAGCTTCGTCCCGAGGATCTGGCCAGCCCCTCGTCCATGCAG gagctgcagaagcaggCGGAGATGATGGAGTTTGAGATTTCCCTGAAAGCCCTGTCCGTGCTGAGGTTCATCACCGATCATGTGGAGAG TCTGTCCCTGAGCGCGCTGACACGAATGCTGAACACCCACAACCTGCCCTGCCTCCTTGTCGAGCTGGTGGAGCATTGCCCCTGGAGCTGCCGTGAAGCAG GCAAGCTCAAGAAGTTTGAGAATGGCGCGTGGCACGTGGTGCCCCCTGAAGACCAGGTGAAGATGACCAAACTCGATGGGCAGGTGTGGCTTGCCCTCCTCAACCTCCTGCTCAGCCCAGAATGCCAGCGCAAATACCACTTCGATGGCTTCAACAAGAGCCAGCTCCTCAAG CTCCGTGTGTTCCTGACGGATGTCCTCATTGACCAGCTGCCTAACCTGGTAGAGATGCAGAGATTTCTGAGCCACCTCGCGGTGATAGAGCCAGCTCCCCCCAAAAAGGATCTTGTCCTGGAGCAG TGTTTTCCTGCTGAATTCTGGACTCCCCAGGGAAGAGTCCCCTTTTACGGCCCTGGCCCCGGGCTGCTTGGCACACTGCATACAGAGGGATGTCAAGGTCTGGTGATGGAGGCTGGAGTCAAACTGGTCCCAGCTGATGTCTGGGGCTTGGGAGATGGGCCCAAGTGTGTCTTTAAACAGTGTGAggttcttgggtttttttag
- the RASSF1 gene encoding ras association domain-containing protein 1, whose translation MELIELQELQPEPRPGRGRLERTNALRISPARRPGPGPGPGAHPDPRLTAAPGTGHRFEPRRRGLHTWCDLCGDFVWGGGRKSLQCRHCSFTCHYRCRALVRLDCSGPPGAGDEDDGTEQALEKDTNVDEPSEWEKAELDQAQVEQRIKEYNSQINSNLFMSLNKDGSYTGFIKVQLKLVRPVSVPATKRVPCLQAGRQGPRTQGVKRRTSFYLPKGTVKHLHILSHTRASEVIDALLRKFTVIDNPRKFALFERSEKDDQVYLRKLADEEQPLRLRLLAGPSEKVLSFVLKENETGEVNWDAFTLPELHNFLRILQREEEEHVRQLRHRYARCRQKMQEVLATHTPG comes from the exons aTGGAGCTCAtcgagctgcaggagctgcagccggagccgcggccgggccggggccgcctgGAGCGGACCAACGCGTTGCGCATCAGCCCggcccgccggcccggccccggccccggccccggagcGCACCCCGACCCGCGGCTGACGgcggcaccgggcaccgggcaccgcTTCGAGCCGCGGCGCCGCGGGCTCCACACCTGGTGCGACCTCTGCGGGGACTTCGTCTGGGGCGGCGGCAGGAAGAGCCTCCAGTGCCGCC actGCAGCTTCACCTGCCACTACCGGTGCCGGGCCCTGGTGCGGCTGGACTGCAGTGGCCCCCCGGGCGCTGGCGATGAGGACGATGGCACCGAGCAGGCGCTGGAGAAGGACACCAACGTG GATGAGCCCAGCGAgtgggagaaggcagagctgGACCAGGCGCAGGTGGAGCAGCGGATCAAGGAGTACAACAGCCAGATCAACAGCAACCTCTTCATGAGCCTG AACAAGGACGGCTCCTACACCGGCTTCATCAAGGTGCAGCTGAAGCTGGTGCGCCCCGTCTCGGTGCCGGCCACCAAGCGggtcccctgcctgcaggcgGGGCGGCAGGGGCCACGCACCCAGGGGGTGAAGCGCCGCACGTCCTTCTACCTGCCCAAGGGGACCGTCAAGCACCTGCACATCCTCTCGCACACCCGCGCCAGCGAGGTCATCGACGCGCTCCTCCGCAAGTTCACTGTCATCGACAACCCCCGCAAGTTCGCCCTCTTTGAGAGGTCTGAGAAGGATGACCAAG TGTACCTGCGGAAACTGGCTGACGAGGAGCAGCCCctgcggctgcggctgctggCCGGCCCCAGTGAGAAGGTGCTCAGCTTCGTCCTGAAGGAGAACGAGACTGGGGAGGTGAAC TGGGACGCCTTCACGCTGCCAGAGCTGCACAATTTCCTGCGCATCCTgcagcgggaggaggaggagcacgTGCGCCAGCTGCGGCACCGCTATGCCCGCTGCCGCCAGAAGATGCAGGAGGTGCTGGCCACGCACACGCCGGGGTGA